Part of the Bryobacteraceae bacterium genome is shown below.
CATGCGGCTGCGCCGCCACTGGCACTGGGGCGCCGGCATCCTCGAATGGATTCGCCAGTGCGAGATCACCTTCGAATCGAAACCGGCGCTACGCACGATTCTGCGTCCGGACGTTTGGCCGCATGCGGGACGGTCCAGCTTTGTGAGGCTACTCGAGGACAAGGGCGTGGTCACCGAGGGCATCGAAGTGGAACGCGCCGTCGGGCTGCGGCTTACCTACCGTCACCTGCCGCCGCTGCTCGATTTCAGCGATCAGTTTCTGTTCTACCTGAACGGGCGCCTGGCCGGCGCTGCCTATGAGACCTGGGCCCGGCTGAGTCCAGACCCCATCTCCTCGCTACCGCCGGAGCGGTTCTCCGTGCACGTGCACACTATGTAGCACGGCGAGCGGATCGTACTCGGCGAGGCCGCGCGGCGTCACGGCTCCGATCCGAACCTCCTCGAGCCGGTTCGCCTCTCGCGGCGTGGCGAGCGCGATGCGCAGGTAGTTGCCGCTGAGCGCTTCCCCGCCGCGATCGAGGGTCACCGCGCGAAGCGTCTTGCCCACGAACTGGCGGCGGAACTCGAAGTTCTTCCGCTCACCGATCCCGCGCAGGATCGCATTCCGCTGCTTGCGCACGGCCATCGGCACACACCCCGGATATTCCGCCGCGGGCGTCCCGGGCCGTTCCGAATAGGTGAACACGTGCAGGTAGGTGAACGGCATCGATTCGATGAACGCCCGGCTTTCCTCGAACTCATCGCCGGTTTCGCCCGGGAAGCCCACCATCACGTCGGCGCCGATAGCGGCGTCGTGCATCAGCGCGCGGGCGCGATGGGCGCGGTCCGCATAATGGCGCGCGCGGTAGCGGCGCTTCATGCGTTTCAAGACGGCGTCGGAGCCGGATTGCAGCGGAATGTGGACATACGAGGCTACTCGCGGAGAACTCGCCACGGCTTCGAACAAGTCTTCGGTCCAGTCCATCGGCTCGATCGAACTGAGTCGCAGCAGTTCCACCGGAGTTTCGGCGAGGATGCGCCGCACCAGGCCGGCCAGGCGCTCTGGCCGCGGGTTCCCGACGTCGCGGCCCCAACGGCCGAGGTTGATCCCGCTGAGCACCACTTCCCGATACCGTGCCGCCAGGTGGCGCACCTGTGCGATCACGTCATCGGCGGGGGCGCTGCGGCTGCGTCCGCGAACGGAGGGAATGATGCAGAAGGTGCACACGTTGTTGCAGCCGTCCTGGATCTTGAGGTTCGGCCGCGTCCGATCGCCGGAAGCATCGTCGACGGGGGCGGCGAGCAGGCCGGCG
Proteins encoded:
- the mtaB gene encoding tRNA (N(6)-L-threonylcarbamoyladenosine(37)-C(2))-methylthiotransferase MtaB codes for the protein MANVYVHNFGCRATQSDGAALETMLSRDGHRTVGSWNAAEFVVLNTCTVTAAADDDVRQTVRRVQRANPEARILVTGCYAQRAPDELAALPGVQWVVGNSHKAEIPEIVSRAAGAPADYHGEVRVGPIGPTAGLLAAPVDDASGDRTRPNLKIQDGCNNVCTFCIIPSVRGRSRSAPADDVIAQVRHLAARYREVVLSGINLGRWGRDVGNPRPERLAGLVRRILAETPVELLRLSSIEPMDWTEDLFEAVASSPRVASYVHIPLQSGSDAVLKRMKRRYRARHYADRAHRARALMHDAAIGADVMVGFPGETGDEFEESRAFIESMPFTYLHVFTYSERPGTPAAEYPGCVPMAVRKQRNAILRGIGERKNFEFRRQFVGKTLRAVTLDRGGEALSGNYLRIALATPREANRLEEVRIGAVTPRGLAEYDPLAVLHSVHVHGEPLRR